CAGCTGATGCGACTGGACAACATGCTTCTGGCAGAGGGCGTGGCCGGACCGGAGAAAGGCGGCGGGTCTGCGGCCgcggctgcagcagcggcggccACCGGCGGCGTCGGGGCAGACAACTCGGCAGAACACTCCGACTACCGGGCCAAGCTGTCTCAGATCCGGCAAATCTACCACACAGAGCTGGAGAAGTACGAACAGGTGGGAAACAGTCAGCGTAGGATTTACTACCTGATGATCATAAATGCAGCAACAGTTCTCTCATCCTAAAAGGTCTTTCAGACTCACTTCAGTTTTATCTAGTTCAACATACAGGGCTACATGCATACTAGAAAAGAATTACATTAATGCGTCAGGTATCATTTCTCTTCACCCAAGGCAGGAACCAAGCATGTAAGCTTGTTGGTGATGTTTTAAACCACTTGTAGAGAAATTGTGTTGCAACTTTTCTACAAAACTGttcaatttaaatcattatTCCTCAGCCTCTGAAGAAAGCAACATACAAAGTAATGTTTTTTGTGAGTAAAAAGTCTCtattattcatatatatatatatatatatatatatttctttgaaATCATCTGTTTCAGTTTGTCTCTAAATCAATGACAGTACGACAAGCTCTAGTGTCGCATCAAATCTCAAAGAAAGAAGGGAAGGAAGAATGATCTACCATAGATAAGCACACTTATTGTATGTTGCACTGATGcaattgttctgtttttctgttgcacccccctttgaagaatgaaacatttctcagcaaccccccccccaaacccgaCAAAATTTCAATACAATTTTGAATATTCTTCTAAGCCCAGAAAAATTACAGAATGTGTACATATTTTAGAAGAGTaataataaagttgtttttgtgcAAAGAATTTTCTTTTGCCAATAAAGATGAATCACTCAGTTTGTGCAGACTATCTTAATAGAATCACAGTATTACTCACTACAACAAGCCTTTGATCTCCCCCACACCTTTTCAATACACAAACAATAAGGTTCAATCCTAGCAAAGAACAAAGACAAgtgcaattattttacaaaaaatatgatttctcCTCAGTTATAACAATCTGTAACAGTCACTGTGTTGCAGTTTTAGTGACTGCATTGAGCCTATTATCCACTGCATACTGTTCGTGGGCagtattttctggacaaaaaaaggCAAGGCTATTCCAGCCACCAATCTCGCAAATCCaaaatttttctttctctgtgtgattttgtagtccaagctgaaggttTTGGTTGTTAACCCTCCCACatgctacaaaaatggccgacggggtggagtggaatggTCTGCGACCTGTTGAAGgcaggggggggtgggggggtgaagTGTcttcttttagatttaaagagagaGCACCAagatgagttgctctcagacgcacctcagaacaggggcaaagGATGGGCTGTGGGGGTAAAATAAGGAggatttcagaccaaagcattgcagttccactttatatagaccacagctgagtcatttctgtttaaaaatgaagaactgaaaagcatgaaatgtcccctttaaaacattttaggcCTAATTTAAATGGATAAAGGAAAATCtgtcataaatgtaaaaaagataattttacaTGCAGGTTAATTTTAAGAGTCATCTACTATGCTCTGCATCTTTTTTATATGTGAATTTATAGTTGTTCAATTTACCTGTGTGTTTACATGGGCAACAAATGCAGTTAAGGTATTTTAAGGACCAATAAACATGCTAAATCCTGCACCTTGCACACTTTTTGGGCGGCTctcataaaaatgtgtaaagagCCTTAAAATACAATAACTCTATATTGTAGTAGAAGAATATTACTCGAAAAACCTGACCtttgttttgaagaaatttaaatgttaagaaATAGTTATTTTCAACTAGATCAAAGTTGCCACTTTTGTTGGCAGCCTTCACAATTGCTATAAATAACTGACTTTAGGCTTTCTTAATGTATTATTTGCCCTTTTAGGTTGATCAAAGTGTAAAAGACATTTTAGCTTATTGTGTACATATGGaataagttgttaaaaatgGGTAAGATGAGAGAATATTCCAACCCAGTAAGAGAGAtgtgtgttgttctttataGGTCAGGAAATGGCTACAAGAAAATAGCTGCTTGTTTTATTGTGTCCATATCTACAGagcattaaataaaacatttcaaacagcTAGAACTGAGCTGTCAAAGCCTGGATAAGGATCCAGGGTGCGTGTTCTTTAATTATGATTAATGAAGTTGGGTGTCTGATGATGTAGTACAAACCAAGAAATCCTTGCCAAAAGCACTTTATCATCCAAGACTAAGCCCGCCTCACAAACATTGGTAAGAGTTCTGTGTTTGAAATGGGCtcactgtcaaaaaaaaaaaagtatatttggGCAACTAAAATCAAAACTTAGATTACCCACAACCTGTCTTCATCTTAGAAAAGTGTAAATTTATAGAAGTTTGGCTAAAAATCACAGACCTTAATAGTTTGCTAAACCCAataataacattattttttatttatttttttgtcattgcaacatacattccgaTGAAATTTGCATATGCAATTAGGCCATCCCCTAAGGAGCAATAGGCAGCCATTGTATGGTGCCCGGAGGACATTCTGGGACTAAGTGTCTTATTTAGGAACCCAGAGTAGTAGTCTGTGGGATTGGCACCAGGAAACTTGCAGTCTTCCTAGGAAGGAAgcgccctgctctaaccactactTCCATCACTCCCCCATAGGCAATACCTGTTATAAAGCTTACTGTACTGTAGGAATGCATTAAAGACAGGTAACTAAAGTTGTAAAAGCATCCAAGTTACATGttagaactgaaaaaaaaaacaatttaagttGGCAAAGTTGTAGATAACAgttcttttatttatgaaaatgtaTGTGTATACAGATtccttctgtattttttttgttttgttttgttttttaaatctgtgattCTGTAACAGTGACATCCAGACTGTAGCCAGAccagaaaaataagaaaaaaatctaacaaaccTGTCTGGCTACAAGACGTTGGCTAAACGATACCAAAAGCAACACGTTTAGGGACTTATCTGAAGATTTTCAAGAAGAGATGAGGAATAAAATCATTGACATTTTTCAGTCTGGAAAGAGCTTCAAACACTTATCTGAGGTTTTGGGACTCCAGCGAACCACAGAGAAAAtaattatccacaaatggagaaaacatgtaGCAGCAGGGAACTTTCTTGGAAATCATTGGCAAACCAAAATTACTCATCAACAACTCACCCAGGGGGGGGGttcacaaaagaacccagaacaaccaATAGGCTGAGGTATATCATCACCAAAATAAAGGTTTGTGAGTGTCCTGGTTAAAGTCTTTGCTTCAGTCTGATTGAGAGGCTGTGATGTGATCTTAAAAGGCAGTTTAAGCTTAAAAACCCTCTATGTTGCtgaattatataaaataaaaatctgcaacAATGTGCAGTCTAAAATTGCTCCACCGTGATGTAAAAGACACATTGCCAGTTGAAAGTTGTTATTGCTAAGGGTGGCACAACCAGGCGTCAGGCTTAAGGGGGCAATTAGATTTTCACATAGAGCTAGGTTCATTTGGATAGCTTTCTTCCCTTAGTAAAAAGCAATTGAAAACTACTTTATTTCTCAGGATAACAATTCCTGATGACaaaatttgttgaaaaattcaagtgtgacaaaaaaaagtacacacaaaagaaatctgtaaggaaGCAAATGTCCTCGTCTTTAAAAGTTGCCCTGATGTCTTCCATCATTGTGCAGTGAACAGGACGGTAAAGGAGGTGAAAGACCTGCAGCAAATTTAACTACTGTAATAAAACATTAACCATATTTTGAGGCTtttctacacatttttaccTGGGAGGGGGCAATAAATGTGGCTAGCGCTCCTACTGTCGTAGTGCCCGAAGGGGCTCTCCTCTCTTTGTGAGCTGTAAAGCTGGGACAAAGTCCCATCTTCAAATGTAAATAGAAGTAAGCCCACGTAAACAATGGATGCACTGTGGAGCTCATTTCCTCTGCATAACAGTGACGCTTTTGAAATGAGAACTCACAGGACAACTCATGACAAGCCAAGCTTTTAGCGACGCTATCTTTAGCAGGCAAGCAGCCATTATATCAGTCACACACCAGCTCTCCTCCAAAGACTGTAACGTCTTGTCATTCCCTCGGAAGTCAAAGCGTTTCTGGGTTTGTCATCTTCTCCGAGGAAGGCTAGTCATCGCTAACTGTCACAGTCGATATACACCTGAGCATCTTTGTGTCACCGCGCTATGTACACCCTGCGTTCGTATGAGTGAGTAGTGTCTTGCCACTCGTGTGTGCAAGCAGAACGGCTGATCGCCGGATCACTTTGACTGACGTAACCCTGGTGTTGACAAGCAACAGACACCTTGACTCTGAATGCAGTCATATCCAGTGACTGATTCAGTCGCAGACAGAGGTAGACGGAAAGATGGAGCGAGAAAGGAGGGAGACAGTTTAAACCTCTTGAACGTGAACGGGACTGAAAGCCTGCTGTCATTTTACATTTCTCCTCACTTGTCACATTTTCTCTTCCATTGAAGAGAAGTCGTTTTAATATTCAGAGCGCCACGAGTATCACTGCCTCCGCCGTACGACTCCACTGCCACATTTGTTTGCCTTGAAACACGGCGCTGCGTCTGCCGCTTTAATTTAGACTATTCTTATTACCTCTAACACCACTGCTGTTTCACTGTCAGCGCTGCCCGCGTGAATTCGGGGGCCGGCCAGGCGACCGCGCAGCCTCTCCAGAATCCAATTTCACCCCTTTGTTCTGTGTGAAGCTGTCGAGCCTCCGTGATAGTTATTTCTCTTATGAATCCTGTCTGTCTGTTCATTCAGGCGTGCAATGAGTTCACCACCCATGTGATGAACCTGCTGAGGGAGCAGTCTCGAACACGACCCATCTCGCCCAAAGAGATTGAGCGCATGGTCAGCATCATCCACCGCAAATTCAGCTCCATCCAGATGCAGCTGAAGCAGAGCACTTGCGAGGCCGTCATGATCCTGCGCTCACGCTTTCTCGATGCCAGGTCTGTGTGTGTCACCTTGATTTAGTACAGCAAAACCTCTTCCTATATTCTAATGCAATATGAATTGTAGTAGGTTCAACAGTCATTTGAATGTATTTCTGTCTTTATGTTTAAGTCTGTATTTTTGGATTACTTTTCCtcccttttcctttctttattttacCAATTAACTGCAGTTTATTTATGCAATCCCAAATGACAGCCTTTGTCATCATAAAGTAGTTTACAAGGAAAACTGTATATATCCAGCTGTATAGAATCAACTTCTGCCCTAATTCAGTTCATATCCGTCTATCGCCATCTAATACTTTCCATTCATCAAGTGACATTCAGGTTATATTACATGAAGTCCAATTCAATGGGAGCAGTAGCTTCTATCCGGGAAGGAAACCGAACAAAACTCAGAAGCACtgagccaggagtactttctatgggaaagaaaaacaaagaaattatacATAGCAAGAAATGAACCACCACTAAACACTGAGCCAGGAGAAGTTTTCATGGGAAAGACAAGTAGAGTACGCATAGGTAATGGCTGCCATATTTCTATCGGTGGCTCTGTCCAGaagagaaacaacagaaaatacagAAGCGCTGGTGCAGGGGCGCTTTCTATAGGAGAGAAAAATAGAGGAAGTATACTTTGTGCTAAAGAAAGGCCGCTAACACTGAGACCCTGAGCAATGAGAAGTTTTTATGAGAAAGATAATTTAAGTGAGTACAAGCAGGTAATGGCAGCAATGTCCTTCATCTGTGCAGGAGAGAAAGTCAAAAGCAGTGAGCCAGGAGTACTATCTACTAGGGctgtaaatcaccagctttatcacAATATGTCGATTTGTTTGGATGAGGATGCGATATTTGCCGATATCACAAAGCCTGTTACGATACAATTTcgattaaattcaattcacaaGTCTGCGATCAATGATGTGATATCATCTACCGATCTCACATTATTGTTTACACTGACATCAACTCGcaataaaaccaaacaaatatgatttaaacattttatttctaaggtCTTACATATCAGGCATTTAACTCAAAAACTGcatatttctgattttaaaataataataataataataataataataataataataataataacagatcATCTGTTCACTATAGTCCCATGTCctgtgaatttcaaaataaagatgtaTCTTAAAAAATGACATTATGGATCAATATTATTAATTTGCATTGAAGTAACTGGACTCGATGTGgatcgatgtattgttacatcccTACTACCtatgggaaaagaaaaacagtacactaaataagtcattttgaaGCAGTGGTATTACAATATAATTGCAAATTATTGTTGCAAATAATCCATAAAGGGAgcctaaaatcaatattttaaaaactgaaacattgTCAGAAGGAAGTAGTGTCATAATGTATTTGTATTGCAAATGGTCTTCTAaattttcttatgttttatgCGCGTCTCTTTCTAGACGAAAGAGGAGGAACTTCAACAAACAGGCGACAGAGATCCTGAACGAGTACTTTTACTCCCACCTCAGCAACCCCTATCCAAGCGAGGAGGCCAAAGAAGAGCTGGCCAAGAAGTGTGGCATCACTGTGTCACAGGTAACCAGAAATATCTCATTGACGGTTTCTAAAGATTCACTCAGATACTAAGCCATTTTCTTCCCTGTTAGAATATTAACGTTGCAGCGGGCTGCTGTCAGTTTTAAACTTGCCAGTATGGGAAATATATCATAAAgcttgtaaaaataaagaataattctCTATGCCCATTTAAATGCCACTGCTAGGTTAATATCAGACAGTCTGTGAATTAATGTCTACGATGCTTTAAagatttgtattttataaaaaaaatttattgtcACTATGATCTTCTTTCTAGGCAATACCATAGATCTACGGTATTTATggattcaatttcaattttttaaactgatttcaCTGTGGGAGGAAAAAGCAGTTCAGACTTACGTATAGCAGCTGAGATggtgacaaaaatattttatttggttGAGTAGAGGTTATCAGAATCATCTGACtttacatgtgaaaaaaaaaacattcaattaGAATATGCtgacattaaaaaatgtaattaattttcAGATTTAATCAACTGGAAATATGCGCAGTGCATTTTTTAAACAGATAATGATGAAAGCAAATGGATAAGGATAAAtatgggatatatatatatatatatatatatatatatatatatatatatatatatatatatatatatataatatatatataatatacaatgtttttttaattatttagaaacttctacataatttaaaaattaaattcagtATTAGGTGATgtaattttacaaaaatggccaCGTAGTTTTTTCTGACACACAGAGTTCATGAATAATTTTATTGGGATAATTTAAAGTTTAGATGTTTATTCAGCTTTTAGCTCggggcattttttttataacttgtcattttaaaatgttatgccTTTTTTCCTATTCACTTAGTGTGTAGtcttttaaaattaacattagCTTAGTTAAATTATTCTAACTGCACTTCcttttgtttgttagttttagaaaaatagaaaaaatagaCAGCTTCAgtgctttttgtcacattttaaacttaGTTTTGGACTTATGTTTCTGTCAGTTTAATT
This genomic window from Fundulus heteroclitus isolate FHET01 chromosome 6, MU-UCD_Fhet_4.1, whole genome shotgun sequence contains:
- the pbx1a gene encoding pre-B-cell leukemia homeobox 1a isoform X5 translates to MDEQPRLMHSHGVGMAGHPGLAQHMQDGTAGTDGEGRKQDIGDILQQIMTITDQSLDEAQARKHALNCHRMKPALFNVLCEIKEKTVLSIRGAQEEEPPDPQLMRLDNMLLAEGVAGPEKGGGSAAAAAAAAATGGVGADNSAEHSDYRAKLSQIRQIYHTELEKYEQACNEFTTHVMNLLREQSRTRPISPKEIERMVSIIHRKFSSIQMQLKQSTCEAVMILRSRFLDARRKRRNFNKQATEILNEYFYSHLSNPYPSEEAKEELAKKCGITVSQVSNWFGNKRIRYKKNIGKFQEEANMYAARTAVNATSVSAHGSQANSPSTPNSAGGYPSPCYQPDRRIQ